CCCGCCGCCTCACCCGCGAGCTGGACACCTTCGCCGAGCACAACGCCACCACGACCCTCCCCGTCCCGATCGCCCTGAACCAGCCCCCGGAGCCCCTGCGTCTCGGCCCGTCCGACGACGCCGAATGGGCGGTGTTCGCCGCGGAGGCGGTCCTGCGGGCCGGTGACGACGCCGTCCTCGGCGACCTGAGCCGGGACCGGCGCATGCGCGCCGCCATCGACCTCACCTGGAGCGCCGTGGCGAGCGAGGTCGCCGCGGCGGCCGAGCGCGCACCCGAGGTGGAGTCCGCCGTCCTCCCCCTGCGCGCCCGCATCTCGGTGCGCGCGGGTCTCGGCAACCTGGCCGCGGGCCTGCGCCCGCCCGCCACCGGCCACGACAATCCGCACTACTTCGACGACGCGGCCTGCGTCCGCGCCTGCGTCCTCGCGGTGGCCCACCCCGGCGATCCCGCGGGCGCCGCCGCCCTCGCCGAGTTCGACGCCCGCTACACCCAGGACGGCGACGGGGTGCACGGCGCCCGCGCGATGGCCGCCGCGGTGGCGCTCGCGCTGTCCGGGGCCGGCCCCGGCGCCTGCGCGACGGCCGCCCTCGGCGAGCTGCCGGAGGAGACGGAGATCGGCCGCAACGCCCGCCACGCCCTGCGCCTGGCGGCGGACGCGGACAGCGCCTTCGCCCTGATCCCGCTGCTGGAGCACCAGATCGTCGACCACGTCTACAGCTACGGCATCGCCGCCGCCGAGAC
Above is a genomic segment from Streptomyces glaucescens containing:
- a CDS encoding ADP-ribosylglycohydrolase family protein; translated protein: MTPPAPWDGATPVKDAAESPATAPGRPLLPPAPDPPPTVGDPPPPSPAPGGTPRTTPHAPHPAPAGGGRPPKAPPAPGGGGSTGGAGGSEQPAEREDAPETPATARGPRTPRPAPAADPPRTTGHRIEGLLLGLAAGDAAGWPAARHRAARMPGWTRRLTRELDTFAEHNATTTLPVPIALNQPPEPLRLGPSDDAEWAVFAAEAVLRAGDDAVLGDLSRDRRMRAAIDLTWSAVASEVAAAAERAPEVESAVLPLRARISVRAGLGNLAAGLRPPATGHDNPHYFDDAACVRACVLAVAHPGDPAGAAALAEFDARYTQDGDGVHGARAMAAAVALALSGAGPGACATAALGELPEETEIGRNARHALRLAADADSAFALIPLLEHQIVDHVYSYGIAAAETVPVALALAVAARGRIAEAVPAAACLSRVADSAPALAGALTGALGGGAAIPASWRDACRLLPGCVLPRLTGTDLVELAGLLEAAQPAPPGG